Sequence from the Clostridium saccharobutylicum DSM 13864 genome:
TGATAATGAATTCGTAGTTCACGATATCAAAGTCATAGAAGGTCAAGCGGGTTTATTTATTGCTATGCCAAGTAGAAAGACACCAGATGGAGAATTTAAGGATATAGCTCACCCAATAAATACAGAAGCAAGAGAAAAAATTCAAACTGCAATTTTAGAAGCTTACGAAAAGGCTATTTCAGAAGAAGTTGCAGACAACTAATAATTTTAAAGATAAGAGGAAGTATATAGCTTCCTCTTATTTCATTAATTAAATAATAAGTAATATTCGAAAAAATATTAAGGGGTTATATGGGTTGAAATAAATATTGCTTTCAAATATAATTAATAAGTATGAATATTAAATGTATTATTAAGCTTATAAAATCGCTTAGTAAACCTATGAATGAGGTGTGATATATAATGTATAAATGTGCACTAGTTTTGGCAGCAGGTCAAGGTAAAAGAATAAAATCTGATTTACCTAAGGTACTACATAAAGTATGTGGAAAAGAAATGTTAAAGCATGTTATAGATTCAATAAGAAATTCAGGAATAGATGATATAAATGTAATAATAGGAAAAGGCGCAGAGCTTGTAAAGGAAAGAACTCAAGATAGAAACGTATCTTATTCTCTTCAAGCTGAGCAATTAGGAACAGGACATGCAGTCCAATGTTCTAAAGAATTTTTACAAGGAAAAAAAGGTGTAGTTGCAATTTTTACAGGAGATACTCCTTTAATTAAACAATCTACAGTTGAAAGATTAGTTGAAGATCATATAAATAATAAAAATGCAGCAACAATTTTAACTGCAATCGTTGATGATCCAACTGGTTATGGAAGAATTGTAAGAAAAGATAATCAAGTTTTAAAAATTGTAGAACATAAAGACTGTAATGAAGAAGAACTTAAAATTACAGAAATGAATTCTGGAATTTATTGTTTTGATATTGAATTATTAGTTAAGGCTTTAGATAAATTAAACAATAATAATGAACAGGGTGAATATTATCTTACAGATGTAATTGAAATATTAAAATCTGAAAATAAGGTAATAGGAGCAGTTGTAACAGATTTTGAAGAAACTATTGGAGTAAATTCAAGAGTTCAATTAGCACAAGCAGAAGAAATACTTAAAAATAGAATAAATCTTAAGCATATGGAAAATGGAGTTACATTAATTGATCCTAAAACAACTTATATAGGAATTGATGTAGAAATAGGTAAAGATACAATAATATATCCAAATAATATTTTAGAAGGTAATACTAAAATAGGATCAAATTGCTTACTTTATCAAAATTCAAGAATCGCAGATAGTACCATTGGAGATGAAGTAGATATTCAATCTTCTGTTATATTAGATAGTAAAATTGGAGACAACACTACTGTAGGACCATTTGCATATATAAGACCAGAATCTACAATTGGTAAGCATGCAAGAATAGGCGATTTTGTGGAAATAAAAAAATCAACTATTGGTGATGGAACTAAAGTATCTCATTTAACTTATATAGGAGATGCAGAAGTTGGTTCAGATTGTAACTTTGGATGTGGTACAGTTGTTGTAAATTATGATGGTAAAGTTAAACATAAAACTGTTATTGGAGATAATAGTTTTATAGGATGTAATACTAACTTAGTATCACCAGTTAAAGTTGGAGACAACACTTATATAGCAGCAGGATCAACTATTACAGCTGAAGTTAAAGAAGGTGATCTTGCTGTCGCAAGAGCTAAACAAAGAAATATTAGTGGATGGGTAGAAAAAAAGGGATTAAAAAAATAAAATTTTAGGCACATGGATTTGTTATTTTTTGAATGTGCCCTAATATAAGGTATATTAGAAAAGTAATAAGGCAATTAATATATCTGAACTAACTAAAATTTTAAGGAGGTCTTCTTAATTATGATAACTCATGGAAGAAATATAAAAGTCTTTACTGGAAACTCTCATCCACAATTGGCGGCGGATATAGCGGATATATTAGGTGTTCCAGTAGGAAAGTCTAAGGTTTCAACTTTTAGTGATGGAGAAATATCTGTAGATATTAATGAAACTGTAAGAGGTAATGATGTATTTATAGTTCAATCTACTTGTTCACCAGTTAATAATAATTTGATGGAATTGTTAATTATGATAGATGCATTTAAAAGAGCGTCAGCAGGGAGAATTACAGTAGTTACTCCATACTATGGATATGCGAGACAAGATAGAAAGGCTAAATCAAGAGATCCAATAACTGCAAAATTGGTAGCTGATTTATTAACTGCAGCAGGAGCACATAGAGTTTTGACTATGGATTTACATGCTGCACAGATTCAAGGTTATTTTGATATCCCAGTGGATCATTTATTAGGATCACCAATACTAGCAAGACATTTTATTTCAAAAGGACTTGCAGATAGAGAAGATGTTGTAGTGGTATCGCCAGATTTAGGTAGTGTTACTAGAGCAAGAAAATTTGCAGATAGCCTACATGCACCAATAGCTATTATAGATAAAAGAAGACCAAAAGCAAATGTTTCGGAGATAATGAATATAATTGGAGATGTTGAGGGAAAGGTATGTATCTTAATTGATGATATGATAGATACTGCTGGAACTATTACAAATGCAGCAAATGCACTTAAAGATTTAGGAGCAAAAAACGTATATGCATGTTGTACTCATGGTGTGTTATCAGGACCTGCAATGGAAAGAATAAACAAGTCAGCAATTGAAGAGCTGGTAATGTTAAATACAATTCCGCTAAGAGATGGTATAGATAAAACTAAAATAACATCAATTTCGGTCGCACCTTTATTTGCAGAAGCAATAAAGAGAATTTATGATGATCAACCAATAAGTAAATTATTTGAATATCAAAAATAATACATATAAAAAAGCTCCCTCTATGGTTGTAGCCATTGAGGGAGCTTTAAGGTTATAATATATTCAATGCTAATTCATGTGCATTTATATAAAATGAATCAATTGCAAATAATATTGGAAATGTAATTAATGATTTTAGTATTAAATACAAATTATTAAATTGTAAGAAAAGGAGGGGTTAAGTAAAGTATGGAGCGATTTTCAGGAAAAGTTTTAATTGTAGATGATGATGAAAATATTAGTGAAGTAATAAATATGTATCTAAAAAGTTCGGGATATGATACTAAAATAGCGCTAAATGGTAAAGAAGCACAAGATATGTATTTAGATTATAATCCAGATTTAGTTTTACTTGATGTAATGATACCATATATAGATGGAATTGATGTTTTAAAATGGATGAGAAAACAAGGTGAAACTCCAATTATAATGATTACTGCAAAAGGAGATACTTTTGATAAAGTTTTGGCGCTAGAGCTTGGAGCAGATGATTATATAGTGAAACCATTTGAACCTAAAGAATTGCTAGCTAGAGTAAAAGCAGTTTTAAGAAGATATTCAACAGATACAGTTAAGAGTGAAGTTATAAAGTTAAGCGATTTATTAATAGATTCAATGTCATACAAAGTAACATATAATGGCGAAGACATAAAAATGCCACCAAAGGAGTTTGAACTTTTATATTATTTAGCTAGCAATAAAAATAAGGTATTTACAAGGGAACAGTTGCTTTGTGAAGTTTGGGGATATGATTATCCGGGTGATTCTAGGACTGTAGACGTACATATAAAGAGATTAAGAGAAAAATTAAGCAGCGGTGAAACTTGGGAAATACAAACTGTATGGGGTGTAGGATATAAATTTGAGGTGAACTAAATGAGAAGAATGAGTTTGCTTTTAAAATTAATAATTACATTTACAATTATTTTGGGAATTGTGTTAGTTTGTTTGGCGTGGATATTATCTATGTGGTTCAAGGTTTATTATTTTAAAGAAAAAAGAACTCAATTTGAACAATGCATTTCGAATGTTCCAAGTGCAATGTTAACGTATAGAGCTAAAGATTCTATTGGAAAGGGTAATGAAAAGGATATTGATAGACTTCAAACAGTTGTAGACGCATTAAGTGGTGCAGTAAATGCAGAAATACTTATTTCAGATAAAGATAGTTCCATAATTTTGTGCTCTAAATTTGAGGAAAATAAAAAATTAAAAGTATTGCCTATCATCTCAGAAGAAAATATGAATTCATTATTAAAAGGAAAATCAATAGAATATGTTAATGATCATTACACTTATATATATCCAATTTTAAAAGATAACGAATTTCAAGGATATATGATAATGACAACACCGTTGTCAGAAATAAATGGACAGTTACATAAGATTTATCTTATTATATGGATATCTGCATTAATAGCAATGATATTTGCTTCATCAGTATTATCACTATTTTCAAAGAAGATATTAATAAATCCATTGGCTGAAATAAATAATGCAGCAAAGGAATTTGCTAATGGTAAAGTTAATAAAAGAGTTTATGTAAAATCACAAGATGAAATAGGTCAGCTTGCTGACTCATTCAATATAATGGCAGAATCATTAGAAAAAGTTGAAAATAATAGAAGAGAATTTATATCAAATGTTTCTCATGAATTAAGATCGCCTATAACATCAATAAAAGGTTTTATAGCTGGAATAATAGATGGAGTTATTCCAAAAGATAAAGAGGGATATTATTTAGAACGAGTTTATAGTGAGATTCAAAGGCTGACAAGACTAATTAATGATTTGTTAGATTTATCAGCAATTGAATCAGGAAAGTTAAAATTTCATATTAGGAAAATTGACATAAATGAATTGATTAGATTATGTGTAATTAATAATGAAACAAAGATAAAGGAAAAAGCAATAACGCTAAAGATAAAGTTGTTAGGCCAAAATTGCTATGTAAGTGCAGATGAAGATAAAACAATGCAGGTTATAACTAATTTACTTGATAATGCTATTAAGTATTGTGGTAATAAGGGAAATATAAGAATTAGTATATTTTCTAAAGGGCCAAAAGTATTTGTAGAAATCTATAATGATGGACCCAAAATTAAAGATGAAGAAATACGACATATATGGGATAGATTCTATAAATCGGATAAGTCTAGAACTAATAAAGTTAGTAGTGGGTTAGGACTTTCTATAGTAAGAATGATACTTATGCAGCAAGGTGAAGAAATATGGACTGATAATAATAAAGATATAGGAGTATCATTTACATTTTCACTTACAAGATATTCATCAATAAAGATTAAATGATATTTTTATTGATGAAATTATTTATAATTACAAATATAATATTGTATTTGTAATTATAAATAATTTACACTAAAATCAGTAAAAGTAACTCGATTTTATAGCAAGATTAAAATAGTAACATATACAAATTAAAGTAAATTCGTAATAATTTCATAATAAATTTTTAAGGAGGAAAAATTTAATGTTTTTGATAGTAGGACTTGGGAACCCAGGAAGTGAGTATGAGAATACAAGACATAATATTGGATTTAAAGTTGTTGATAACATTGCAAAAGAGTATAATATTGAGATAAACAGGCAAAAATTTAAAGGTATATATGGTGAAGGTTTTATTGATGGAGAAAAGGTAATATTATTAAAACCAACAACTTATATGAATTTAAGCGGAGAAAGTATAAGAGAAGTAGTAGATTTTTATAAACTTACAAATGAACAGGTATTAGTTATATATGATGATATTAGTTTAGATGTAGGTAGATTAAGAATAAGGGAAAAAGGTAGTGCAGGAGGACATAATGGTATAAAAAGCATTATATCTCACCTTGGTACAGATGTTTTTCCAAGAATAAAAGTAGGCGTAGGACAACCTAATGTAGATTTGGTTAACTATGTCTTAGGAAAGTTTACTAAGGAAGAAATGTTAGTTTTGAATGAAAGTATAGATGCTTCAACAAAAGCATCAAGAGACATAATAAAGAATGACGTAAAAACAGCTATGAATCAATTTAATGGGTTTAAGGCGAATAAGAGTATTTAAGGATGGTGCAAGAAATGAGATTGAAGGGGTTATTACAGCCCTTGGAAAGTAGTGAACAATTTGAAAATATTATAAAAGGCATTGAAGCAAAAAGATATCCTATTGGTGTTTATGGAACATCAGAATCAGGAAGAGGATATGTTATAGATAGTATTTTTGAAAATATAGATAAATCTATGATAATTGCTACCCAAAGTGATATGGAAGCAAAGAATCTTTATGAAGATTTAATATTGTATACTAATGAGGTGTACTACTTTCCGGCTAAGGAAATGGTTTTCTATAATATAGATGCTATTTCAGGAGATTTAAGATGGGCAAGACTAAAAGTAATAAATGAAATATTAAATAAAAAGAAAAAAATAATAGTAACATCAATAGATTCATTTGCAGCTAAATATACTCCACATAAATTATTTGTAGAGTATAGCATGCATCTTAAAGAAAATGATGAAATTAATATTGTGGAGATATCAAAAAAATTGATTCAATCAGGATATGAGAGAGTAGAAATGGTTGAAGGAAAAGGCCAATTCTCATTAAGAGGTGGAATCTTAGATGTGTTCCCAACATGTTCAACTTATCCATATAGAGTTGAACTTTTTGGTGATGAAATAGAATCTATTAGAACATTTAATATAGAATCTCAAAGAAGTATTGAGAAGGTAAAAAAAATAGATATATTTCCAGCAAAAGAGATAATTATATCAGAAGAAGCATTATCTCTCGGTCGTGATAGATTAAGGGATGACTTTGAGAAAATTACATCAAATGATAAAGATAGTGAAAGAGTAGATAAACTAAGAAAAATATTAAATAAGAATTTAGAATCACTAGAAGAAAAATCATCTTTTGAAACAATAGATAGTTATTTACCATATTTCTCTGAAACTACGGAAAGTTTTTTTGATTATTTTAAGGATTATTTTTTTGTAGTAAATGATGTTCAAAGATGCAAGGGTAAATTGGAATCAATATATTTAGAATTTGAAGAAAACTTTACTGCTTTCTCGCAAAGGGGGGATATATTCCCAAGACAAGGAGAACTTTTAATAAGTAAAGAAGAAGTGTTTGAATCATTTGAAGGAAAAAATATTGTTTTCTTTGAATCATTAACAAAGGCTAATGATTGGCTAAAACCATTTGTAACAGTTAATGTATCACAAGTAACCTTAAATAATTATCAAGGACAATTAGATTTATTAATTGATGATATATTAAGTAAAAAAAGTTTAGGATATAAAACGTTGATATTATCTGGAACAAGGGCAAGAGGAGAACGTTTAGTTGCTACGCTTAGAGATAGAGGAATAGAAAGTTCTTATCGAGACACAATTGATGATATTCAATATGGTGAGGTTGTAATTACATTTGGAAATCAGTTAAAAGGATTTGAATATCCTGAATATAAAATATGTTTAATATCTGATAGAGAGGTATTTGGAGAAGCGAAGAGAAAAATTAAAAATAAGAAATCCAAGAAAAAAGGGGTTTCTAAAATAAAAAGTTTTGCTGAACTAAAGCCTGGTGATTATGTAGTTCATGCTAATCATGGTATCGGTGTATATAAGGGAATTAAGCAAATTGATGTTGCAGGACACAAAAGAGATTATTTAGATATCGTGTATGATAAGGGAGATAAGCTATATGTTCCTGTAGAACAGCTTGATTTAATTCAAAAGTATATTGGAAATGAAGGAAAGTCTCCAAAAGTTAATAAGCTTGGAAGTGCTGAATGGCAAAAGGCAAAAGCTAAAGTTAGGAAATCAATTAATGAAATCGCAGAGGATTTAGTTAAGCTTTATGCAATGAGAACAACAGTAAAGGGACATAAATTTTCTAAAGATACAGAATGGCAAAAACAATTTGAAGATGAATTCCCATTTGAGGAAACTCCAGATCAATTAACTTCATTAGAGGAAATAAAGTTAGATATGGAATGCGATAAGCCTATGGATAGACTTTTGTGTGGTGATGTTGGATATGGAAAAACAGAAGTTGCGTTAAGGGCGGCATTTAAAGCAGTTATGGATGGTAAGCAAGTCGCACTTTTAGTTCCAACTACTATTTTGGCGGAACAACATTATAAGAATATGAAAAATAGATTTTCTGATTTCCCTATAAAAATAGATATGGTTAGTAGATTTAGAACAACAAAACAACAAAATGAAACTCTTAAAAAAGTAAAAGAAGGAAATGTAGATATTTTAATAGGAACACATAGATTAGTGTCTAAGGATATTCAATTTAAAGATTTAGGACTTCTTATAGTAGATGAAGAGCAAAGATTTGGAGTGAAACAAAAGGAAAAGATTAAAAATATCAAAAAAAATATTGATGTTTTAACCTTGAGTGCAACACCTATACCAAGAACTCTTCATATGTCATTAAGCGGTGTTAGAGATATTTCAGTTATAGAAACTCCACCGGAAGAAAGATATCCAGTTCAAACTTATGTTGTAGAACAAAATGATCAGCTTATAAGAGATGCAATACTTAGAGAAATAGGTAGAGGTGGTCAAGTTTATTTTGTTTATAACAGAGTTGAGGATATTGAAAGAATAGCCAAGTATGTACAAGGATTAGTTCCAGAAAGCAAAGTTGGAATTGCTCATGGACAAATGGCTGAAAGGCAACTAGAAAAAGAAATGTTTGACTTTATGGCTGGAGAATACAATGTATTGGTATGTACAACTATAATAGAAACAGGAATGGATATTCAAAATGTTAATACAATAATAATTTATGATTCAGATAAAATGGGATTATCACAACTTTATCAATTAAGAGGTAGAGTAGGAAGATCAAATAGGATAGCATATGCATATCTTTTATATACAAAAGATAAGGTTTTGACAGAAGTTGCAGAAAAAAGGCTTAAAGCACTAAAAGATTTTACTGAATTAGGTTCTGGTTTCAAGATTGCTATGAGAGATCTTGAAATAAGAGGTGCAGGTAACATGATGGGTTCATCTCAACATGGTCATATGGCTTCAATAGGATATGATTTATATTGTAGGATGCTTGAAGATACGGTTAAGTTAATTAAAGGCGAAATTCAAAAGGAGCCAGTAGAAACAACTGTAGATGTAAAAGTTGATGCGTTTATATCAGAAAACTATATAGATGACGAAATTCAAAAAATCGAAGTGTATAAGAAAATTGCCGCAATTGATGGTATAGAAGATTATAATGATATAAAAGAAGAATTAGAAGACAGATATTCTAAAATTCCAGAACCAGTTTATAATTTAATGGATATTGCATATATAAAGAGCCAAGCTAAATCGATTTTTATAGAAGAAATAAAGGAAACTCCTAAAGAGATAATATTTAGATTTGCTGAGGGAGAGAGCGAATACAAGAACATATTTAAATCTTTAATTGAAAAATATAAAGATAGTGTAGTATTAAAATTTGGATTAAATCCATATTTTGCATTTAAATTAAAAAATATAAAGATGGAAAATAAATTAGAATTCTTGAAGAATGTATTCAATGACATAATATTGTAACAAACATATGATATAAATATATATATTGAGTAAAATTAGTGTAAAAAAATTGAATTGTAAAGTTAATATTGATATACTAATATCATAACTTTTTACAGCAAATTTATGAATAAGTGAGGGGAAAATTTTGAAAAGATTAAAGAAAATTGTTGCAGCAGCAGTAATAGGTATGGTTGCAGTGTCTGTTATGGGATGCAAGATGATTGAAAAGACACCTGAAGCGATACAACAAACGGTATATGCAGAAGTTGGAAATGAAAAAATAACAAAGGCTGATTTAGATAACGAATTAAAATCAACTGTTGAGTCAATAAAGCAAAAATATGGAGAGGATTATGAAAATAATGCTCAAATAAAAGATCAACTTAAGCAAATGAAGCAACAAGCTTTAAATGCAATGGTAAATGAAAAATTAATGATACAACAGGCAGATTCATTAGGCGTAAATCCATCAGAAGATGACTTAAATAGCGAAGTAGATAAAAATATACAAACTCTTAAGAGTCAATATCCACAAGAAGGACAATTTGAACAACTATTACAAGCAAATGGATATACAGAAGATTCATTTAGAGATTATCAAAAGAAACAAGTATTAGTTAAGAAAGTTTATGATGAAATAGTTAAAGATGTGACTGTTTCAGATGACGATGTTAAATCATATTATGATGAAAATAAAGATAGCAAATATTCACAAGGTGCTGGCGCAAATGCATCACATATTTTAATTGCAGAAAAAAATGCTGATGGTTCTTCAATAGATTATGACAAATCATTAGAAAAAGCAAAAGAAATAAAAGCTAAGTTAGATGCAGGCGGAGATTTTGCACAGTTAGCAAAAGACAATTCAACAGATGGAAGTAAGGATTCAGGTGGAAGCTTAGGATTTGTAGCTTATGATAAAGCTAATTACGATAAAGATTTCTTAGCTGCATTTAAAAATTTAAAAGAAGGACAA
This genomic interval carries:
- the spoVG gene encoding septation regulator SpoVG, which encodes MQITDVRIRKIASEGKMKGIVSVTFDNEFVVHDIKVIEGQAGLFIAMPSRKTPDGEFKDIAHPINTEAREKIQTAILEAYEKAISEEVADN
- the glmU gene encoding bifunctional UDP-N-acetylglucosamine diphosphorylase/glucosamine-1-phosphate N-acetyltransferase GlmU — encoded protein: MYKCALVLAAGQGKRIKSDLPKVLHKVCGKEMLKHVIDSIRNSGIDDINVIIGKGAELVKERTQDRNVSYSLQAEQLGTGHAVQCSKEFLQGKKGVVAIFTGDTPLIKQSTVERLVEDHINNKNAATILTAIVDDPTGYGRIVRKDNQVLKIVEHKDCNEEELKITEMNSGIYCFDIELLVKALDKLNNNNEQGEYYLTDVIEILKSENKVIGAVVTDFEETIGVNSRVQLAQAEEILKNRINLKHMENGVTLIDPKTTYIGIDVEIGKDTIIYPNNILEGNTKIGSNCLLYQNSRIADSTIGDEVDIQSSVILDSKIGDNTTVGPFAYIRPESTIGKHARIGDFVEIKKSTIGDGTKVSHLTYIGDAEVGSDCNFGCGTVVVNYDGKVKHKTVIGDNSFIGCNTNLVSPVKVGDNTYIAAGSTITAEVKEGDLAVARAKQRNISGWVEKKGLKK
- a CDS encoding ribose-phosphate diphosphokinase, which codes for MITHGRNIKVFTGNSHPQLAADIADILGVPVGKSKVSTFSDGEISVDINETVRGNDVFIVQSTCSPVNNNLMELLIMIDAFKRASAGRITVVTPYYGYARQDRKAKSRDPITAKLVADLLTAAGAHRVLTMDLHAAQIQGYFDIPVDHLLGSPILARHFISKGLADREDVVVVSPDLGSVTRARKFADSLHAPIAIIDKRRPKANVSEIMNIIGDVEGKVCILIDDMIDTAGTITNAANALKDLGAKNVYACCTHGVLSGPAMERINKSAIEELVMLNTIPLRDGIDKTKITSISVAPLFAEAIKRIYDDQPISKLFEYQK
- a CDS encoding response regulator transcription factor, with translation MERFSGKVLIVDDDENISEVINMYLKSSGYDTKIALNGKEAQDMYLDYNPDLVLLDVMIPYIDGIDVLKWMRKQGETPIIMITAKGDTFDKVLALELGADDYIVKPFEPKELLARVKAVLRRYSTDTVKSEVIKLSDLLIDSMSYKVTYNGEDIKMPPKEFELLYYLASNKNKVFTREQLLCEVWGYDYPGDSRTVDVHIKRLREKLSSGETWEIQTVWGVGYKFEVN
- a CDS encoding sensor histidine kinase; translated protein: MRRMSLLLKLIITFTIILGIVLVCLAWILSMWFKVYYFKEKRTQFEQCISNVPSAMLTYRAKDSIGKGNEKDIDRLQTVVDALSGAVNAEILISDKDSSIILCSKFEENKKLKVLPIISEENMNSLLKGKSIEYVNDHYTYIYPILKDNEFQGYMIMTTPLSEINGQLHKIYLIIWISALIAMIFASSVLSLFSKKILINPLAEINNAAKEFANGKVNKRVYVKSQDEIGQLADSFNIMAESLEKVENNRREFISNVSHELRSPITSIKGFIAGIIDGVIPKDKEGYYLERVYSEIQRLTRLINDLLDLSAIESGKLKFHIRKIDINELIRLCVINNETKIKEKAITLKIKLLGQNCYVSADEDKTMQVITNLLDNAIKYCGNKGNIRISIFSKGPKVFVEIYNDGPKIKDEEIRHIWDRFYKSDKSRTNKVSSGLGLSIVRMILMQQGEEIWTDNNKDIGVSFTFSLTRYSSIKIK
- the pth gene encoding aminoacyl-tRNA hydrolase — its product is MFLIVGLGNPGSEYENTRHNIGFKVVDNIAKEYNIEINRQKFKGIYGEGFIDGEKVILLKPTTYMNLSGESIREVVDFYKLTNEQVLVIYDDISLDVGRLRIREKGSAGGHNGIKSIISHLGTDVFPRIKVGVGQPNVDLVNYVLGKFTKEEMLVLNESIDASTKASRDIIKNDVKTAMNQFNGFKANKSI
- the mfd gene encoding transcription-repair coupling factor, producing the protein MRLKGLLQPLESSEQFENIIKGIEAKRYPIGVYGTSESGRGYVIDSIFENIDKSMIIATQSDMEAKNLYEDLILYTNEVYYFPAKEMVFYNIDAISGDLRWARLKVINEILNKKKKIIVTSIDSFAAKYTPHKLFVEYSMHLKENDEINIVEISKKLIQSGYERVEMVEGKGQFSLRGGILDVFPTCSTYPYRVELFGDEIESIRTFNIESQRSIEKVKKIDIFPAKEIIISEEALSLGRDRLRDDFEKITSNDKDSERVDKLRKILNKNLESLEEKSSFETIDSYLPYFSETTESFFDYFKDYFFVVNDVQRCKGKLESIYLEFEENFTAFSQRGDIFPRQGELLISKEEVFESFEGKNIVFFESLTKANDWLKPFVTVNVSQVTLNNYQGQLDLLIDDILSKKSLGYKTLILSGTRARGERLVATLRDRGIESSYRDTIDDIQYGEVVITFGNQLKGFEYPEYKICLISDREVFGEAKRKIKNKKSKKKGVSKIKSFAELKPGDYVVHANHGIGVYKGIKQIDVAGHKRDYLDIVYDKGDKLYVPVEQLDLIQKYIGNEGKSPKVNKLGSAEWQKAKAKVRKSINEIAEDLVKLYAMRTTVKGHKFSKDTEWQKQFEDEFPFEETPDQLTSLEEIKLDMECDKPMDRLLCGDVGYGKTEVALRAAFKAVMDGKQVALLVPTTILAEQHYKNMKNRFSDFPIKIDMVSRFRTTKQQNETLKKVKEGNVDILIGTHRLVSKDIQFKDLGLLIVDEEQRFGVKQKEKIKNIKKNIDVLTLSATPIPRTLHMSLSGVRDISVIETPPEERYPVQTYVVEQNDQLIRDAILREIGRGGQVYFVYNRVEDIERIAKYVQGLVPESKVGIAHGQMAERQLEKEMFDFMAGEYNVLVCTTIIETGMDIQNVNTIIIYDSDKMGLSQLYQLRGRVGRSNRIAYAYLLYTKDKVLTEVAEKRLKALKDFTELGSGFKIAMRDLEIRGAGNMMGSSQHGHMASIGYDLYCRMLEDTVKLIKGEIQKEPVETTVDVKVDAFISENYIDDEIQKIEVYKKIAAIDGIEDYNDIKEELEDRYSKIPEPVYNLMDIAYIKSQAKSIFIEEIKETPKEIIFRFAEGESEYKNIFKSLIEKYKDSVVLKFGLNPYFAFKLKNIKMENKLEFLKNVFNDIIL
- a CDS encoding peptidylprolyl isomerase, with the translated sequence MKRLKKIVAAAVIGMVAVSVMGCKMIEKTPEAIQQTVYAEVGNEKITKADLDNELKSTVESIKQKYGEDYENNAQIKDQLKQMKQQALNAMVNEKLMIQQADSLGVNPSEDDLNSEVDKNIQTLKSQYPQEGQFEQLLQANGYTEDSFRDYQKKQVLVKKVYDEIVKDVTVSDDDVKSYYDENKDSKYSQGAGANASHILIAEKNADGSSIDYDKSLEKAKEIKAKLDAGGDFAQLAKDNSTDGSKDSGGSLGFVAYDKANYDKDFLAAFKNLKEGQISDPVKTQFGYHIIKATGLKGAQVTPLDEVKDDIKSELLQQKQSDAFNAKINEWKQSVKVKTYEDRL